In Candidatus Hydrogenedentota bacterium, a single genomic region encodes these proteins:
- a CDS encoding ATP-binding protein, whose translation MLTNPTLDKLQRLRLTGMYDAYREQLESSRYDALGFNERFALLLDRQEAEQDTRRLQARLKKAKLRQSACVEDIDYRKSRGLNKPLVQALAECHWLRGHENCIITGPTGAGKSYLACAFGNQACRRGFTVRHFRAPRLFQELAIARATGRYERMLRALLRTDLIIIDDWGTTLLADEERRDLFEVMEDRYDRASTLIAAQVPIEHWHETIGDPTLADAILDRLIHNAHTITLKGESMRKRTAT comes from the coding sequence ATGTTAACCAATCCGACCCTCGACAAACTGCAACGCCTGCGGCTGACCGGGATGTACGACGCCTACCGCGAACAACTCGAATCCAGCCGCTACGACGCACTCGGCTTCAACGAACGCTTCGCCCTGCTGCTCGACCGCCAGGAAGCCGAACAAGACACCCGGCGCTTGCAGGCGCGCCTCAAAAAGGCCAAACTGCGACAAAGTGCCTGTGTCGAAGACATCGACTACCGCAAGTCCCGGGGCTTGAACAAGCCCCTCGTGCAGGCCCTCGCCGAATGCCACTGGCTGCGTGGTCACGAAAACTGCATCATCACCGGACCCACCGGCGCGGGCAAGAGCTACCTCGCCTGCGCCTTCGGCAACCAAGCCTGCCGAAGGGGCTTCACCGTACGTCACTTCCGCGCCCCGAGGCTCTTCCAAGAACTGGCCATCGCCCGAGCCACCGGCCGCTACGAACGCATGCTGCGCGCCCTTTTGCGCACCGACCTCATCATCATCGACGACTGGGGAACGACCCTCCTGGCGGATGAAGAACGAAGAGACCTCTTCGAGGTTATGGAAGACCGCTACGACCGGGCTTCCACCCTCATCGCCGCACAAGTGCCCATCGAACACTGGCACGAAACCATCGGCGACCCCACCCTGGCCGACGCCATTCTGGACAGACTGATCCACAACGCCCACACCATCACACTCAAGGGAGAATCCATGCGAAAAAGAACAGCCACTTGA